One part of the Algibacter sp. L1A34 genome encodes these proteins:
- a CDS encoding nucleoside phosphorylase, with translation MPIKESELILNPDGSVYHLNLKPENIARTIILVGDPDRVSKITQHFDSIEFTTHKREFKTQTGLYKGKRLSVISTGIGPDNIDIVLNELDALVNINLETREVNKELVSLDIIRVGTSGSLQSDIPVDSIVLSSHGLDINGTLHSYKTESISHPEIEDAFIEQSDWSKNKARPIIVENSNSLAEKFQDANQKVFKGITVTANGFYGPQGRVLRLELQDSGLNKKIDSFKFKDYRFTNLEMETSAIYGLSKLLGHRAVSLNAIIANRANGTFSKDPKQVINNLIQFSLNKIVE, from the coding sequence ATGCCAATTAAAGAATCTGAACTTATATTAAATCCTGATGGTAGCGTTTATCATCTAAATCTGAAACCAGAAAACATAGCAAGAACTATTATACTTGTTGGTGATCCCGATCGTGTTTCTAAAATAACACAACACTTCGATTCTATAGAATTTACAACGCATAAGCGTGAGTTTAAAACCCAAACAGGTCTTTATAAAGGCAAACGTTTATCAGTAATTTCAACAGGAATTGGTCCTGATAATATAGATATTGTTCTAAATGAATTGGATGCTCTTGTAAACATAAATCTTGAAACCAGAGAAGTTAATAAAGAACTAGTAAGTCTTGATATTATAAGGGTTGGTACTTCTGGATCTTTACAAAGCGATATTCCTGTAGATTCAATTGTGTTGAGTTCTCATGGTTTGGATATTAATGGCACGCTGCATTCATATAAAACAGAAAGTATTTCGCATCCGGAAATTGAAGATGCTTTTATTGAGCAAAGTGATTGGAGTAAGAATAAAGCAAGACCAATTATTGTAGAAAATAGTAATAGTTTAGCAGAGAAATTTCAAGATGCAAATCAAAAAGTTTTTAAAGGCATAACAGTTACGGCAAACGGTTTTTATGGTCCACAGGGTCGCGTACTTCGTTTAGAGCTTCAAGACTCAGGCTTAAACAAAAAAATAGATTCTTTCAAATTTAAAGATTACCGTTTTACAAATCTAGAAATGGAAACATCGGCTATATATGGTTTATCTAAACTATTAGGCCATCGTGCGGTTTCACTAAACGCCATTATTGCCAATCGTGCAAATGGTACTTTCAGTAAAGATCCTAAACAAGTAATTAACAATTTAATTCAATTTTCACTTAATAAGATTGTTGAATAG
- a CDS encoding DUF1835 domain-containing protein — translation MSKKILHITNGGRVTSRLNELKIEGERFTLQEMFCEGPTVEQIRNQEFIDLRSKFFNDFYDIDLDLKKVNTEIKKLNDANDKYSHIVLWFGYDLFCHINMITAINLLHQEKIKLPIYLVCSGRIKGSKNLQNLAEISKEQFLSHYENKVLLKPEDIDFVTSVWGIYCGKDHNLLKPYIVKPSNFAYLSNCLKAHLERFPDSVDGLNILERNILLIVNNNTIKSKHHLLGYALNYQGYYGYAELQLTRIIEKLNIFFTEEENSLTLNTKGHEALLGKHNFSAELNNQMIYGGIKKHDFEFDKKLNKLIKTV, via the coding sequence ATGAGCAAAAAAATATTACATATCACCAATGGAGGTCGAGTAACTTCTAGGTTAAATGAATTAAAAATAGAGGGTGAACGTTTTACATTACAAGAAATGTTTTGCGAAGGGCCAACTGTAGAGCAAATAAGAAATCAAGAATTTATAGATCTAAGATCTAAATTTTTTAACGATTTTTACGATATTGATTTAGACTTAAAGAAGGTTAATACTGAAATAAAAAAGCTTAATGATGCCAATGACAAGTATTCCCATATTGTTTTATGGTTTGGGTACGATCTATTTTGCCATATTAACATGATAACTGCAATTAATCTTTTACATCAAGAAAAAATTAAACTCCCCATATATTTAGTTTGTAGCGGACGTATTAAAGGCAGTAAAAATCTACAAAACTTAGCAGAGATAAGTAAAGAACAGTTTTTAAGTCATTATGAAAACAAAGTGCTTTTAAAACCTGAGGACATCGATTTTGTTACTAGCGTTTGGGGAATTTATTGTGGTAAAGATCATAATTTATTAAAACCTTATATAGTAAAACCCTCTAATTTCGCCTATTTAAGTAATTGTTTAAAAGCGCATTTAGAGCGCTTTCCTGATTCCGTAGATGGCCTTAATATTTTAGAGCGCAATATATTATTAATTGTAAATAATAACACCATAAAATCCAAACATCATTTATTAGGTTATGCCTTAAACTATCAAGGATATTATGGATATGCAGAACTTCAACTAACCAGGATTATAGAAAAATTAAATATTTTCTTTACGGAAGAAGAAAATAGTCTTACATTAAATACAAAAGGTCATGAAGCGCTTTTGGGCAAACATAATTTTTCTGCCGAACTAAATAATCAAATGATTTATGGTGGTATTAAAAAGCATGATTTTGAGTTTGATAAAAAATTAAACAAACTAATAAAAACCGTATAG
- a CDS encoding translation initiation factor, with product MDLQDQLKNLFPEHIEEETPESEQKTSDIWMQDDPILCKYEKRKGKPITILEGYTGATEDFKILAKEIKTKLSVGGSFKDDKIIIQGDYRDKIMAMLKEKGFNVKRVGG from the coding sequence ATGGATTTACAAGACCAATTAAAAAACCTCTTTCCAGAACATATTGAAGAAGAAACTCCCGAAAGTGAGCAGAAAACTTCTGATATTTGGATGCAAGATGATCCTATTCTTTGCAAATACGAAAAGCGAAAAGGTAAGCCAATAACCATTTTAGAAGGCTATACTGGAGCTACAGAAGATTTTAAAATTTTAGCTAAAGAAATTAAAACAAAACTTAGTGTTGGTGGAAGTTTTAAGGACGATAAAATAATTATTCAAGGCGATTACAGAGATAAAATTATGGCTATGTTAAAAGAAAAAGGATTTAATGTAAAACGCGTTGGAGGATAA
- a CDS encoding isopenicillin N synthase family dioxygenase, protein MNIIPSVNLKDFTSGDSTKKQQFVDAIGKAYEEIGFVALKGHFLNDALVENLYQEVKNFFELPTETKRKYEIPGIGGQRGYVSFGKESAKGKKEGDLKEFWHFGQYVDDNDELKAEYPENVTVKELPNFNKIGEETYRMLEKTAKYVLRALALHLNLEETYFDDYIHNGNSILRPIHYPPINEEPKEAVRAAAHGDINLITLLMGAQGRGLQVQNHEGEWIDAIAEDDELMINVGDMLSRHTNNKLKSTIHRVVNPPKELWGTSRYSIPFFMHPVSAMKLDVLEGCIDKNNPKQFDDITAGEFLNERLIELGLKKK, encoded by the coding sequence ATGAATATTATACCTAGCGTTAATTTAAAAGATTTTACTTCGGGCGATAGCACCAAAAAACAACAATTTGTTGATGCCATTGGTAAAGCATATGAAGAGATTGGATTTGTAGCATTGAAAGGTCACTTTCTAAATGATGCTCTAGTCGAAAATTTATATCAAGAAGTAAAGAACTTTTTTGAGTTACCAACTGAAACTAAACGGAAATACGAAATCCCTGGAATTGGTGGTCAACGTGGTTATGTTTCTTTTGGAAAAGAAAGTGCTAAAGGTAAAAAAGAAGGTGATTTAAAAGAATTTTGGCATTTTGGACAATATGTAGATGATAATGACGAGCTCAAAGCTGAATATCCAGAAAACGTTACCGTTAAAGAGCTGCCTAATTTTAATAAGATAGGCGAAGAAACCTATAGAATGTTAGAGAAAACGGCTAAATATGTGCTACGTGCATTAGCTTTACACCTTAACCTAGAAGAGACTTATTTTGATGATTATATACACAACGGAAATTCTATTTTACGCCCAATACATTATCCTCCAATTAATGAAGAGCCTAAAGAAGCTGTTCGTGCCGCTGCACATGGTGACATTAATTTAATCACACTGTTAATGGGAGCACAAGGTCGCGGTTTACAAGTACAAAATCACGAAGGTGAATGGATTGATGCCATTGCAGAAGATGATGAATTAATGATTAATGTTGGTGATATGCTATCGCGACACACAAATAATAAATTAAAATCAACAATACACCGTGTTGTAAACCCTCCAAAAGAACTTTGGGGTACATCACGTTATTCTATTCCGTTTTTTATGCACCCTGTAAGTGCCATGAAATTAGATGTTTTAGAAGGTTGCATAGATAAAAACAATCCTAAACAATTTGATGATATTACAGCCGGAGAATTTTTAAACGAACGCTTAATTGAATTAGGACTGAAGAAAAAGTAA